In Serratia sp. FDAARGOS_506, a genomic segment contains:
- the cpxR gene encoding envelope stress response regulator transcription factor CpxR, translated as MNKILLVDDDRELTSLLKELLEMEGFNIVVAHDGEQALSLLDSSVDLLLLDIMMPKKNGIDTLKELRQHHQTPVIMLTARGSELDRVLGLELGADDYLPKPFNDRELVARIRAILRRSNWSEQQQQVDSGAPTLDVDGLQLNPGRQEASFDGQVLDLTGTEFTLLYLLAQHLGQVVSRELLSQEVLGKRLTPFDRAIDMHISNLRRKLPDRKDGHPWFKTLRGRGYLMVSAT; from the coding sequence ATGAACAAGATTCTGTTAGTTGACGACGACCGCGAGTTGACCTCGCTGTTAAAAGAACTGCTTGAAATGGAAGGTTTTAATATCGTCGTCGCGCACGATGGCGAGCAGGCATTGTCGCTGCTGGACAGCTCCGTCGATCTGCTGCTGCTCGACATCATGATGCCGAAGAAAAACGGCATCGATACGCTGAAAGAACTGCGCCAACATCACCAAACGCCGGTCATCATGCTGACCGCGCGCGGCAGCGAACTGGACCGCGTGCTGGGCCTGGAACTGGGCGCCGATGATTACCTGCCGAAACCCTTCAACGATCGCGAACTGGTCGCGCGCATTCGCGCCATTCTGCGCCGTTCCAACTGGAGCGAACAGCAACAGCAGGTCGACAGCGGCGCCCCGACGCTGGATGTCGATGGCTTGCAGCTGAACCCCGGCCGCCAAGAGGCCAGCTTCGACGGCCAGGTGCTGGATTTGACCGGCACCGAGTTCACCCTGCTTTATCTGCTGGCGCAGCATCTCGGCCAAGTGGTGTCGCGCGAACTGCTAAGCCAGGAAGTACTGGGCAAACGCCTGACCCCGTTCGATCGCGCCATCGATATGCACATCTCCAACCTGCGGCGTAAGCTGCCGGATCGCAAAGACGGGCATCCGTGGTTCAAAACCCTGCGCGGGCGTGGTTATTTGATGGTATCTGCAACATGA
- the cpxP gene encoding cell-envelope stress modulator CpxP: MRKVTALVMASLLAIGSTAAFAADTIPDTAQPPGNDAMTRIPGQHHMFDGVSLSEQQRQQMRDLMRQARHDLPGVNVAEMEAMHKLVTAEKFDEAAVYAQAEKMAQQQVKRQVEMARVRNQMYNLLTPEQKSVLDQKHQQRMQQMEQQISGLQQASAQK, translated from the coding sequence ATGCGTAAGGTGACCGCATTAGTTATGGCATCACTGCTGGCAATTGGTTCGACCGCTGCCTTCGCTGCCGACACTATACCGGACACAGCCCAACCTCCCGGCAACGACGCGATGACCCGAATACCCGGCCAACACCATATGTTCGACGGTGTCAGCCTCAGCGAACAGCAGCGCCAGCAAATGCGCGATTTGATGCGCCAGGCCCGGCACGATCTGCCTGGTGTCAATGTAGCTGAAATGGAAGCCATGCATAAACTGGTGACCGCAGAGAAATTTGACGAAGCCGCCGTGTATGCCCAGGCGGAAAAGATGGCCCAACAGCAGGTCAAGCGCCAGGTCGAAATGGCCCGGGTGCGCAACCAAATGTATAACCTGCTGACGCCAGAGCAAAAAAGTGTTTTAGACCAGAAACATCAGCAGCGTATGCAGCAGATGGAGCAACAAATTTCTGGTTTGCAGCAAGCTTCTGCCCAGAAGTGA